In one Streptomyces sp. NBC_01241 genomic region, the following are encoded:
- a CDS encoding DUF3046 domain-containing protein — translation MRLTIFWERMADHFGAGYADSFARDHVMAELGGQTVHQALATGWDAKDVWRAVCTAVDIPADKR, via the coding sequence ATGCGGTTGACGATTTTCTGGGAACGGATGGCGGACCACTTCGGCGCTGGGTACGCCGATTCCTTTGCGCGCGATCATGTGATGGCCGAGCTCGGCGGGCAGACGGTGCACCAGGCGCTGGCCACCGGCTGGGACGCCAAGGACGTCTGGCGGGCAGTCTGCACGGCAGTCGACATCCCCGCCGACAAGCGCTGA
- a CDS encoding AI-2E family transporter: MPAWLPRAMVLALALYACFRLGSWAFDQLIGLLINVLIAFFLALAIEPAVSRMSARGMRRGFATFLVFLVVLIATAGFVALLGSMLAGQIVDMVEEFPKYLDSVINWVNQNFHTELSRVEVQDSLLHSDWLQKYVQNSATGVLAISTTVLGGLFRLLTIFLFSFYFAADGPRLRRALCSVLPPTRQAEVLRAWEIAVDKTGGYLYSRTLMALISGIAHYILLVILGVPYAPALAIWVGLVSQFIPTIGTYLAGALPMLIAFTVDPWYALWVLGFVVIYQQFENYALQPKLTSKTVDIHPAVAFGSVIAGTAFMGAVGALIAIPAVATLQAFLGAYVKRYDVTDDPRVHGRHQQRGETALTRLRRSWRTAESSEAHGGQGTTPEPETPERA; this comes from the coding sequence ATGCCGGCGTGGCTGCCGCGCGCGATGGTGCTCGCCCTGGCGCTCTACGCCTGTTTCAGGCTCGGCAGCTGGGCGTTCGACCAGCTCATCGGGCTGCTCATCAATGTGCTGATCGCGTTCTTCCTGGCGCTTGCCATCGAGCCCGCGGTGAGCCGGATGTCGGCGCGCGGCATGCGCCGCGGCTTTGCCACCTTCCTGGTCTTCCTCGTGGTGCTGATAGCCACGGCCGGTTTCGTCGCGCTGCTCGGCTCGATGCTCGCGGGCCAGATCGTCGACATGGTCGAGGAGTTCCCGAAGTATCTGGACTCGGTGATCAACTGGGTCAACCAGAACTTCCACACCGAGCTCTCCCGGGTCGAGGTCCAGGACAGTTTGCTGCACTCGGACTGGCTGCAGAAGTACGTCCAGAACAGTGCGACCGGAGTGCTCGCCATCTCCACCACTGTCCTCGGCGGCCTGTTCCGTCTTCTGACGATCTTCCTGTTCTCGTTCTACTTCGCCGCCGACGGCCCCCGGCTGCGGCGGGCCCTGTGTTCCGTACTGCCGCCCACCAGGCAGGCCGAGGTGCTGCGGGCCTGGGAGATCGCGGTCGACAAGACCGGTGGCTACCTCTACTCGCGCACCCTGATGGCACTCATCTCCGGGATCGCGCACTACATCCTGCTGGTGATCCTCGGCGTGCCGTACGCGCCCGCGCTCGCGATCTGGGTCGGCCTGGTCTCCCAGTTCATCCCCACGATCGGTACGTATCTGGCGGGCGCCCTGCCGATGCTGATCGCGTTCACCGTCGACCCCTGGTACGCGCTGTGGGTGCTCGGCTTCGTCGTGATCTACCAGCAGTTCGAGAACTATGCGCTGCAGCCCAAGCTCACCTCCAAGACCGTCGACATCCATCCGGCGGTCGCCTTCGGATCGGTCATCGCAGGTACGGCGTTCATGGGGGCCGTGGGTGCGCTGATCGCGATCCCGGCCGTCGCCACGCTCCAGGCGTTCCTCGGCGCCTACGTCAAGCGGTACGACGTGACCGACGACCCGCGGGTGCACGGCCGCCACCAGCAGCGTGGTGAGACGGCGCTCACCCGGCTGCGCCGGTCCTGGCGGACCGCCGAGAGCAGCGAGGCACACGGTGGACAGGGCACGACTCCGGAGCCGGAGACTCCGGAGCGCGCCTGA
- a CDS encoding TnsA-like heteromeric transposase endonuclease subunit, whose protein sequence is MASPVRKFTTLKGQKNFTGDYWAATSRSLVGYESWVERNAAMALDFDPAIVALASQPFRLVWPNGGRDREHTPDYFARPAGGTAVVVDVRPENLVDEEAAAVFAFTARICESVGWQFWLVGDLRQPFRANLRRLARYRHPRCCRAPVADRLREVFGEPRRLPTGAERVGDRSAVLPVLYHLLRRHELTADLVSAPLGSGTVVSRAVRGWAHPLTQQADTAAVTTLHRLLSGFFDAREQSDGLGRIFRDYQSWLPTQAWFQFETAEPDQIS, encoded by the coding sequence TTGGCCTCACCGGTCCGGAAGTTCACCACGCTCAAGGGGCAGAAGAACTTCACGGGCGACTATTGGGCGGCGACCTCGCGGTCTTTGGTGGGCTATGAATCGTGGGTGGAGCGGAACGCGGCAATGGCTCTGGACTTCGATCCCGCCATCGTGGCTCTGGCCTCCCAGCCGTTCCGCCTGGTCTGGCCGAATGGCGGACGGGATCGCGAGCACACTCCGGACTACTTCGCGCGGCCGGCCGGCGGGACCGCTGTGGTCGTCGATGTCCGGCCCGAGAACCTGGTCGACGAGGAAGCCGCGGCGGTCTTCGCGTTCACCGCGCGGATCTGTGAGTCGGTGGGGTGGCAGTTCTGGCTGGTCGGAGACCTGAGGCAGCCCTTCCGGGCGAATCTGCGCCGGCTGGCCCGCTACCGTCATCCGCGCTGCTGCCGGGCGCCGGTGGCGGACCGGCTGCGGGAGGTGTTCGGTGAACCACGGCGGCTTCCGACCGGGGCTGAGCGGGTCGGAGACCGGTCGGCGGTGCTGCCGGTGCTCTATCACCTGCTCCGGCGGCACGAACTGACGGCAGATCTGGTCTCGGCCCCGCTGGGTTCCGGAACCGTTGTCAGTCGGGCGGTGAGGGGGTGGGCCCACCCCCTCACCCAGCAGGCCGACACCGCCGCCGTGACCACGCTCCACCGCCTCCTCAGCGGGTTCTTCGACGCGCGAGAACAGTCCGACGGCCTCGGAAGGATCTTCCGGGACTACCAGTCGTGGCTGCCGACCCAGGCGTGGTTCCAGTTCGAAACAGCAGAGCCGGACCAGATCAGCTGA
- a CDS encoding TetR/AcrR family transcriptional regulator, translating into MSTPRQSRADRRRATEARILDSARELFAEKGFDRTTIRAVATAASVDPALVMQYFGSKRELFTQAVQAIPVLPATTDTDALVDQLLATLDLKLGGLPEGTLAMMRSMLTDPAAADHVRVTLDRQIDSVSASLPAAEDPELRAALFVTALLGVTIGHQFLRLAALRGAPADRIAAVLRPAFKALAGPPG; encoded by the coding sequence GTGTCCACTCCTCGCCAGTCCCGCGCCGACCGCCGCCGAGCGACCGAGGCGCGCATCCTCGACAGCGCCCGGGAGCTGTTCGCCGAGAAGGGATTCGATCGCACCACCATCCGTGCCGTGGCGACTGCGGCGAGCGTCGACCCGGCGCTGGTCATGCAGTACTTCGGCTCGAAGCGCGAGCTTTTCACCCAAGCCGTGCAGGCGATTCCCGTACTGCCAGCAACCACTGACACCGACGCGCTCGTCGATCAGCTGCTGGCCACGCTCGACCTCAAGCTCGGCGGCCTTCCCGAGGGCACGCTGGCGATGATGCGCTCCATGCTCACCGACCCGGCAGCAGCCGATCACGTCCGCGTCACTCTCGATCGGCAGATCGACAGCGTCAGCGCTTCCCTGCCCGCAGCCGAGGACCCCGAGCTGCGCGCCGCACTGTTCGTCACCGCCTTGCTGGGCGTCACCATCGGCCACCAGTTCCTCCGCCTGGCCGCTCTTCGTGGCGCCCCAGCCGACCGCATCGCCGCCGTACTGCGCCCTGCGTTCAAGGCCCTGGCAGGACCTCCGGGCTGA
- a CDS encoding nuclear transport factor 2 family protein: MPHVDTPAVRTPREVLNRYYQAMLDKAPDDLADLYALDAVHEFPFTSPGFPPRYEGREAVRAGYRAAWGASPVQVQEVRKIAAYETADPEVIIAEHVVVGKLPTRRTNFTVPGLLILHIHSGLITRARDYMDSSGVASARG; the protein is encoded by the coding sequence GTGCCGCATGTGGATACACCTGCTGTTCGCACCCCTCGCGAGGTGCTGAACCGCTACTACCAGGCCATGCTCGACAAGGCCCCGGACGATCTCGCCGATCTCTATGCCTTGGACGCGGTGCACGAGTTCCCGTTCACTTCTCCTGGTTTCCCTCCGCGTTACGAGGGACGCGAGGCAGTGCGCGCGGGATACCGGGCGGCCTGGGGCGCAAGCCCCGTCCAGGTGCAGGAGGTCAGGAAGATCGCGGCCTACGAGACCGCCGATCCGGAAGTGATCATCGCCGAGCACGTCGTGGTAGGAAAGCTGCCGACCAGGCGCACCAACTTCACCGTCCCCGGTCTTTTGATACTCCACATCCACAGCGGACTGATCACGCGGGCCCGCGACTACATGGACAGCTCGGGAGTCGCCAGCGCCAGAGGATGA
- the recA gene encoding recombinase RecA produces MAGTDREKALDAALAQIERQFGKGAVMRLGERPNEPIEVIPTGSTALDVALGVGGLPRGRVVEVYGPESSGKTTLTLHAVANAQKLGGSVAFIDAEHALDPEYAKKLGVDIDNLILSQPDNGEQALEIVDMLVRSGALDLIVIDSVAALVPRAEIEGEMGDSHVGLQARLMSQALRKITSALNQSKTTAIFINQLREKIGVMFGSPETTTGGRALKFYASVRLDIRRIETLKDGTDAVGNRTRVKVVKNKVAPPFKQAEFDILYGQGISREGGLIDMGVEHGFVRKAGAWYTYEGDQLGQGKENARNFLKDNPDLANEIEKKILEKLGVGVRPDADAAETGADAAGGATAPADSAKSVPAPAGKSKPAKTAAAKS; encoded by the coding sequence ATGGCAGGAACCGACCGCGAGAAGGCGTTGGACGCCGCACTCGCACAGATTGAACGGCAATTCGGCAAGGGCGCGGTGATGCGCCTCGGTGAGCGGCCGAACGAGCCCATTGAGGTGATCCCCACCGGGTCGACTGCCCTCGACGTGGCTCTCGGCGTCGGCGGCCTGCCGCGCGGCCGTGTGGTGGAGGTCTACGGACCGGAGTCCTCCGGTAAGACGACGCTGACGCTGCACGCCGTGGCGAACGCGCAGAAGCTCGGCGGCTCGGTGGCCTTCATCGACGCGGAGCACGCCCTCGATCCCGAGTACGCGAAGAAGCTCGGCGTCGACATCGACAACCTCATCCTGTCCCAGCCGGACAACGGTGAGCAGGCGCTCGAAATCGTGGACATGCTGGTCCGCTCCGGCGCCCTCGACCTGATCGTCATCGACTCCGTCGCGGCGCTCGTGCCGCGCGCGGAGATCGAGGGCGAGATGGGCGACTCGCACGTGGGTCTGCAGGCCCGCCTGATGAGCCAGGCGCTCCGCAAGATCACCAGCGCGCTCAACCAGTCCAAGACCACCGCGATCTTCATCAACCAGCTCCGCGAGAAGATTGGTGTGATGTTCGGCTCGCCGGAGACCACGACCGGTGGCCGGGCGCTCAAGTTCTACGCCTCGGTGCGCCTCGACATCCGCCGGATCGAGACGCTGAAGGACGGCACCGACGCCGTCGGAAACCGGACCCGCGTCAAGGTTGTGAAGAACAAGGTCGCGCCGCCCTTCAAGCAGGCCGAGTTCGACATCCTCTACGGCCAGGGCATCAGCCGCGAGGGCGGCCTGATCGACATGGGCGTGGAGCACGGCTTCGTCCGAAAGGCGGGCGCCTGGTACACGTACGAGGGCGACCAGCTAGGCCAGGGCAAGGAGAACGCCCGCAACTTCCTCAAGGACAACCCCGATCTCGCCAATGAGATCGAGAAGAAGATCCTTGAGAAGCTGGGTGTCGGGGTAAGGCCGGATGCCGATGCCGCCGAGACGGGTGCGGATGCGGCGGGCGGCGCCACGGCTCCGGCCGACAGCGCGAAGTCGGTGCCCGCTCCGGCCGGCAAGAGCAAGCCGGCCAAGACCGCGGCGGCCAAGAGCTAG
- the recX gene encoding recombination regulator RecX, whose protein sequence is MTRRTEWPVSADDHGAGPGPEFAAGHTAGSEGAYEPEAGPGHGGSGAGFGDGAGRRARSRSRSSGSPSSSRAEKGEPRDPVEQARNICLRLLTGTPRTRKQLADALRKREIPDEAAEEVLSRFEDVGLIDDAAFADAWVESRHHGRGLARRALVRELRTKGVDSAVIDEAVGQLDSDQEEMTARELVERKLRSTRGMDRDKRLRRLAGMLARKGYGDGMALRVVRQALEEEGEDTEGLDEPF, encoded by the coding sequence ATGACGCGTCGTACGGAGTGGCCGGTCAGTGCCGATGACCATGGCGCCGGTCCCGGTCCCGAATTCGCCGCCGGACACACGGCCGGATCCGAGGGCGCGTACGAGCCGGAGGCCGGTCCCGGTCACGGCGGCTCGGGCGCCGGATTCGGCGACGGGGCGGGGCGTCGTGCCCGTTCCCGTTCCAGGAGCAGCGGCTCCCCTTCCTCGTCGAGGGCCGAGAAGGGGGAGCCGCGAGACCCGGTCGAGCAGGCGCGCAACATCTGCCTGCGGCTGCTCACCGGGACCCCGCGCACCCGAAAGCAGCTCGCGGACGCCCTGCGAAAGCGGGAGATCCCGGATGAGGCGGCCGAAGAAGTGCTGTCGCGCTTCGAGGACGTCGGGCTGATCGACGACGCCGCATTCGCGGACGCCTGGGTGGAGTCCCGGCATCACGGCCGAGGGCTGGCCCGCCGTGCTCTCGTCCGTGAGCTGCGCACCAAGGGAGTGGACTCCGCAGTGATCGACGAGGCCGTCGGGCAGCTCGACTCCGATCAGGAGGAGATGACCGCCCGTGAGCTGGTTGAGCGCAAGCTGCGGTCCACTCGCGGCATGGACCGCGACAAGAGGCTGCGCCGCCTCGCGGGCATGCTTGCCCGCAAGGGGTACGGGGACGGAATGGCCCTGCGCGTGGTGCGTCAGGCGTTGGAAGAGGAGGGCGAGGACACGGAAGGCCTGGACGAGCCCTTCTGA
- a CDS encoding IclR family transcriptional regulator: protein MDKPLKTPPPYAITSVDHALRAAAMLQMEGGQTVTQVAERLGVARSTAHRLLAMLVYRDFAVQDEHRVYRAGPVLELAAHSQSQVSLLRAAALPHLHRLVDLLDETANLTIRTGDTARFIASVECTQALRVGSREGMVFPAHRTTAGLLLLAGLSESQLDEVYAPERYRDRPGDRPDLAALRDELARVGRSGFAVNQERSERGLIAVGVPVRGADGTPQAGLSISLPGVRYDPHRLRSLVAVLDAAARALEADLAVV, encoded by the coding sequence TTGGACAAGCCACTCAAGACGCCACCGCCGTACGCGATCACCAGCGTCGATCACGCACTCAGGGCGGCGGCCATGCTGCAGATGGAAGGCGGCCAGACGGTCACGCAGGTCGCCGAGCGGCTGGGGGTGGCCAGGTCCACCGCGCACCGGCTGCTGGCCATGCTCGTCTACCGGGACTTCGCCGTGCAGGACGAGCACCGGGTCTACCGGGCGGGCCCGGTACTCGAGCTGGCCGCGCACTCCCAGTCGCAGGTGTCCCTGCTGCGGGCTGCCGCACTGCCTCACCTGCACAGACTGGTTGATCTGCTGGACGAGACGGCGAACCTGACCATCCGCACGGGCGATACGGCCCGGTTCATCGCCAGCGTCGAGTGCACGCAGGCGCTGCGCGTCGGTTCCCGGGAGGGCATGGTCTTCCCTGCCCACCGCACGACCGCCGGACTGCTGCTCCTTGCCGGGCTCTCCGAGTCCCAGCTGGACGAGGTGTATGCCCCCGAGCGCTACCGCGACCGCCCCGGGGACCGCCCGGACCTCGCGGCGCTCCGCGATGAACTCGCGCGCGTGGGCCGCAGCGGGTTCGCCGTGAACCAGGAGCGCTCCGAACGTGGACTGATCGCCGTGGGAGTCCCGGTGCGCGGCGCGGACGGCACTCCGCAGGCGGGTCTGTCGATTTCCCTGCCCGGTGTGCGCTACGACCCGCACCGGCTCCGGTCACTGGTCGCGGTCCTCGACGCGGCGGCGCGTGCGCTGGAGGCCGACCTGGCGGTGGTGTGA
- a CDS encoding hydantoinase/oxoprolinase N-terminal domain-containing protein: MGGTCTNCVVLDDQSAAPLQGAAPSEPAVGVTSALAHAEADLVVESSGLFDRIHYFGLGATVATTVLIECKGVKTEIITT, encoded by the coding sequence ATCGGCGGCACCTGCACCAACTGCGTAGTACTCGACGATCAGAGCGCCGCGCCTCTACAAGGCGCCGCCCCGTCCGAACCCGCCGTCGGCGTCACCTCGGCCCTGGCGCACGCGGAAGCCGACCTCGTCGTCGAGAGCAGCGGACTCTTCGACCGGATCCACTACTTCGGCCTCGGCGCCACCGTGGCAACCACCGTGCTCATCGAGTGCAAGGGCGTGAAGACCGAGATCATCACCACGTGA
- a CDS encoding MFS transporter, with protein sequence MPSTTVDHSSLPAACPPEASQPRGRRSNPWLTLLAVAFGLFMVQLDASVVAIANPEIGRALKASTADLQWVTNAYLLALAASLILGGKLGDRFGRRTYYVVGVVGFTLASVAIGLSGSIEGVIAFRAAQGFFGGLLMPNTLGLLRAVFPPRKFGMAVGIWAMVSAVSTALGPIVGGLLIEHVTWESVFYINAPIGVIAVLVSAAVLPQSKNSTGRHRFDVVGVVLLALGLLCVIYGVVKGETWGWSSASTLGSVVAGVLILVAFGWFETRVAHPLLPMRLFRSRALTTGTVITALNFFVMLGLIFFVMLYLQNVRGFTPVEAGVRTLPLSLASLVASPLGAALTARFGPRLSMPLGMLLQAAAAFTMLTWDTGSSYATMWPPFVALGLGVGMVMSASSAAIVGQAPVEDGGVAGGIQATALQIGGALGTSVLVSLISSRVGSTLTGELTAAGVPARVAAGMAAAKDAVAMGVAPVSPDMPARLRAAVVEGSGQAFMNGVHTAVTVTGVLCLLGAVIATAGLRRASTGPQH encoded by the coding sequence ATGCCGTCCACCACCGTGGATCACTCATCCCTGCCCGCAGCCTGCCCACCGGAGGCATCGCAGCCCCGCGGCAGGCGCTCCAACCCCTGGCTGACCCTCCTCGCGGTCGCCTTCGGCCTCTTCATGGTCCAGCTGGACGCGTCCGTCGTGGCGATCGCCAACCCGGAGATCGGTCGCGCACTCAAGGCGTCCACCGCGGACCTGCAGTGGGTGACCAACGCCTATCTGCTCGCCCTCGCGGCCTCGCTGATTCTGGGCGGCAAGCTCGGCGACCGCTTCGGACGGCGTACGTACTACGTGGTCGGTGTCGTCGGGTTCACCCTGGCATCGGTCGCCATCGGTCTGTCCGGCTCCATCGAGGGCGTCATCGCCTTCCGGGCGGCACAGGGCTTCTTCGGCGGTCTGCTGATGCCCAACACGCTGGGCCTGCTGCGTGCGGTGTTCCCGCCGCGCAAGTTCGGTATGGCCGTGGGCATCTGGGCCATGGTCTCGGCGGTCTCGACGGCGCTCGGGCCGATCGTCGGGGGCCTGCTGATCGAGCACGTCACCTGGGAGTCCGTGTTCTACATCAACGCCCCGATCGGCGTGATCGCGGTGCTGGTCAGCGCCGCGGTGCTACCGCAGAGCAAGAACTCGACCGGCCGGCACCGCTTCGACGTCGTCGGCGTTGTCCTGCTGGCACTGGGTCTGCTCTGCGTGATCTACGGCGTCGTCAAGGGCGAGACGTGGGGCTGGTCCTCGGCGAGCACCCTGGGGTCGGTCGTCGCGGGTGTGCTGATCCTGGTCGCCTTCGGCTGGTTCGAGACCCGTGTCGCGCACCCGTTGCTGCCGATGCGGCTGTTCCGCAGCCGCGCGCTGACCACCGGTACGGTCATCACCGCGCTCAACTTCTTCGTGATGCTCGGCCTGATCTTCTTCGTGATGCTCTACCTGCAGAACGTGCGGGGCTTCACCCCCGTCGAGGCCGGTGTGCGCACCCTGCCGCTCAGCCTCGCCTCCCTGGTGGCCTCTCCCCTCGGGGCCGCGCTGACCGCCCGTTTCGGGCCCCGGCTCTCCATGCCGCTGGGCATGCTGCTCCAGGCCGCCGCCGCCTTCACCATGCTGACCTGGGACACCGGCTCCTCCTACGCCACGATGTGGCCGCCGTTCGTCGCGCTCGGCCTCGGTGTCGGCATGGTGATGTCCGCCTCCTCCGCCGCCATCGTCGGTCAGGCCCCCGTCGAGGACGGCGGCGTGGCAGGCGGCATCCAGGCCACCGCCCTGCAGATCGGCGGCGCGCTGGGGACGTCCGTTCTCGTCTCGCTGATCAGCAGCCGGGTCGGCTCGACGCTCACCGGGGAACTGACCGCGGCGGGCGTCCCGGCGCGTGTGGCTGCCGGGATGGCGGCGGCCAAGGACGCGGTGGCGATGGGGGTCGCTCCGGTCTCGCCCGACATGCCCGCCCGGCTCCGGGCGGCCGTCGTGGAAGGCAGCGGCCAGGCGTTCATGAACGGTGTGCACACGGCCGTCACCGTCACCGGTGTGCTCTGCCTGCTGGGCGCCGTCATCGCGACGGCCGGCCTCCGGCGCGCCTCGACGGGCCCGCAGCACTGA
- a CDS encoding MarR family winged helix-turn-helix transcriptional regulator yields MSDFRASTQDLDRVATVLTACLPALNRALDRRVAQDFAQPKPPEGQLALLRFVSQQEGATVRQAADALLMRPNNVSALVSQLTEQGLLERRRDAGDKRIAHLYPTSRARRELAEVRRLEGAHMSQALQSLTDGEMDALGSALGALTSLARHLRPVPAAE; encoded by the coding sequence ATGTCCGATTTCCGCGCGTCCACCCAGGACCTCGACCGTGTGGCCACTGTGCTCACGGCGTGCCTGCCCGCGCTGAACCGGGCTCTCGACCGGCGGGTCGCCCAGGACTTCGCGCAGCCCAAGCCGCCCGAGGGGCAACTCGCGCTGCTGCGCTTCGTATCGCAGCAGGAGGGCGCCACCGTGCGCCAGGCCGCCGACGCCCTGCTGATGCGGCCGAACAACGTCAGCGCCCTCGTCTCCCAGCTCACCGAGCAGGGACTGCTGGAGCGTCGACGGGACGCCGGGGACAAGCGGATCGCCCATCTGTATCCGACCTCGAGGGCACGGCGGGAGCTGGCCGAGGTCCGGCGCCTCGAGGGCGCCCACATGTCCCAGGCCCTCCAGTCCCTCACCGACGGTGAGATGGACGCACTCGGTTCGGCCCTCGGCGCGCTGACGTCGCTCGCACGTCACCTGCGCCCCGTGCCCGCCGCCGAGTAA
- a CDS encoding MFS transporter, protein MDAPQPTARTGGVVATLALAGITAAIMQTLVTPLIAELPQILHTSPSNAAWVITVTLLAGAICVPISGRLGDLIGKRRMLLACSVPLVAGSLVCALASSVVPMIIGRGLQGMGMGMVPLGIALLRDVVPAEKLSSSIALVSASMGIGGGLGLPIAAAVAQYANWRVLFWGSTVLAVLIAVAIWFVIPDVPAGAKGQRFDALGAVGLGAGLVCLLLAVSKGANWGWASATTLGLFAAAVVILLAWGAWELRTREPLIDLRTTARPRVLLTNVGSIFVGFGMYASMLVVPQLLQFPQATGYGLGQSMLAAGLWMAPGGIMMMIVSPFGGKLTDARGPKFTLISGVLVLAAGYGLSLVLMGSAWGLMLALMVINSGVGLAYGSMPALIMSSVPLSETAAANGFNTLMRSLGTSVGAAVMGVVLSQMTVTMGGHSFTSESGFRTGLMIGCGIALVAAVIASVIPATRAASGADGRSKAAAPEQAAAEV, encoded by the coding sequence ATGGACGCCCCCCAGCCCACGGCGCGCACCGGTGGTGTGGTCGCCACGCTGGCCCTCGCCGGCATCACTGCCGCGATCATGCAGACACTGGTCACGCCGCTCATCGCGGAGCTGCCCCAGATCCTGCACACCTCTCCGTCGAACGCGGCATGGGTGATCACCGTCACCCTGCTGGCGGGGGCGATCTGCGTACCGATCTCCGGCCGCCTCGGCGACCTGATCGGCAAGCGCCGCATGCTCCTGGCGTGTTCCGTGCCGCTCGTGGCCGGCTCACTGGTCTGCGCCCTCGCCTCCTCCGTCGTCCCCATGATCATCGGGCGTGGACTGCAGGGCATGGGCATGGGCATGGTGCCGCTGGGCATCGCCCTGCTGCGCGACGTGGTCCCGGCGGAGAAGCTCAGCTCCTCCATCGCGCTGGTGAGCGCCTCCATGGGCATCGGCGGCGGGCTCGGCCTGCCGATCGCCGCGGCAGTCGCCCAGTACGCCAACTGGCGGGTGCTGTTCTGGGGCTCCACCGTCCTGGCCGTGCTGATCGCCGTCGCGATCTGGTTCGTCATCCCCGACGTCCCGGCCGGCGCCAAGGGTCAGCGCTTCGACGCCCTCGGCGCGGTGGGACTCGGCGCCGGACTGGTCTGCCTGCTGCTCGCCGTGTCGAAGGGCGCCAACTGGGGCTGGGCCTCGGCGACGACCCTCGGACTGTTCGCCGCCGCCGTCGTGATCCTGCTGGCCTGGGGCGCCTGGGAACTGCGCACGCGGGAGCCGCTGATCGACCTGCGCACCACGGCCCGCCCCCGAGTGCTGCTCACCAACGTCGGCTCGATCTTCGTCGGCTTCGGCATGTACGCGAGCATGCTGGTCGTGCCGCAGTTGCTCCAGTTCCCGCAGGCCACCGGCTACGGCCTGGGCCAGTCGATGCTCGCCGCCGGCCTGTGGATGGCACCCGGCGGCATCATGATGATGATCGTCTCGCCGTTCGGCGGAAAGCTCACCGACGCCCGCGGCCCGAAGTTCACCCTGATCAGCGGTGTCCTGGTGCTGGCTGCCGGGTACGGCCTGTCGCTCGTCCTCATGGGCTCCGCGTGGGGCCTCATGCTGGCCCTCATGGTCATCAACAGCGGCGTGGGCCTCGCCTACGGGTCGATGCCCGCGCTGATCATGAGCTCGGTACCGCTCTCCGAGACCGCCGCCGCCAACGGGTTCAACACCCTCATGCGTTCACTGGGCACCTCGGTCGGCGCCGCCGTGATGGGTGTGGTCCTCTCCCAGATGACGGTCACCATGGGCGGACACAGCTTCACCTCCGAGAGCGGCTTCCGCACGGGCCTGATGATCGGCTGCGGCATCGCGCTGGTCGCCGCGGTCATCGCGAGCGTCATCCCGGCGACCCGTGCCGCCTCGGGCGCCGACGGCAGGAGCAAGGCCGCCGCGCCCGAGCAGGCCGCGGCCGAAGTCTGA
- a CDS encoding TetR/AcrR family transcriptional regulator has product MKASSSQAAPAPLAPTDNSPPPSRRGAGARTRGLLLDSARRRFAYDGYAATTVRDIADDAGVNVALINRYFQSKEGLFEACLKAVIDELVHATGAVADLDQIPEIIVSHTAGVLATDGPRGALLLLLRSSGDERTEQMRTGLLRTFSERLASAAGWRPEDPDGDGLLLRAQLVLSVAFGITVLRASRGLEPLASATSQDLTGPLRDLVDALLTGH; this is encoded by the coding sequence ATGAAAGCCAGCAGTTCCCAGGCAGCTCCCGCACCCCTGGCGCCGACGGACAACAGCCCACCGCCCTCCCGGCGAGGTGCCGGCGCCAGGACCCGCGGGCTCCTGCTCGACTCGGCCCGCCGACGCTTCGCGTACGACGGATACGCGGCCACGACGGTGCGCGACATCGCCGACGACGCCGGTGTCAACGTCGCGCTCATCAACCGTTACTTCCAGTCCAAGGAAGGCCTCTTCGAGGCCTGTCTGAAGGCGGTCATCGACGAACTCGTCCACGCGACGGGCGCGGTGGCCGACCTGGACCAGATTCCGGAGATCATCGTCAGTCACACCGCTGGCGTGCTCGCCACGGACGGTCCCAGGGGCGCCCTCCTGCTGCTGCTGCGTTCCTCCGGCGACGAGCGCACCGAGCAGATGCGTACCGGCCTGCTGCGCACGTTCAGCGAGCGGCTCGCCTCGGCGGCCGGCTGGCGGCCCGAGGATCCCGACGGTGACGGACTCCTCCTGCGGGCCCAACTCGTTCTGTCCGTGGCCTTCGGCATCACAGTGCTGCGCGCTTCTCGCGGTCTGGAGCCGCTCGCGTCCGCCACGTCGCAGGACCTCACGGGGCCGCTGCGCGATCTGGTCGACGCGCTGCTCACCGGTCACTGA